One Pseudomonas abieticivorans genomic region harbors:
- a CDS encoding sugar phosphate isomerase/epimerase family protein, whose product MKLAIDSYCYHRYFGEVYPHLETDPGQRMTLEDFIEKARGHAVQGVSIESFMLADRSPAYLAQLRERLQAAQLELVWAWGHPHGLGSGNRPEALAELLEHVDIGRALGARVMRICAGGRRTRPETWLEHKARLVPLLKQAADYAQGQGMVLAMENHVDLYAAEVLELLDAVASPALGVCLDTANNLRMLEDPMLVIEQLAPHAKATHIKDITAYRGSPRDFGFWPSVPVGQGLIDIPRTFELLREHGFDGLLALELDYLHPDHGPEDAAIAKSLAYMREWL is encoded by the coding sequence GTGAAGCTGGCCATCGACTCCTACTGCTACCACCGCTACTTCGGCGAGGTGTACCCGCACCTGGAAACCGACCCGGGCCAGCGCATGACCTTGGAAGACTTTATCGAAAAGGCCCGGGGCCACGCCGTGCAAGGTGTGTCGATCGAATCATTCATGCTGGCAGATCGTTCCCCGGCGTACTTGGCGCAACTGCGCGAGCGGCTCCAAGCGGCTCAACTGGAGTTGGTGTGGGCCTGGGGTCACCCTCATGGGCTGGGTTCAGGCAATCGCCCCGAAGCGCTGGCCGAGCTGCTGGAGCATGTGGACATCGGCCGCGCCTTGGGCGCCCGTGTCATGCGCATTTGTGCCGGCGGGCGGCGGACCCGGCCTGAGACCTGGCTTGAACACAAGGCGCGGCTGGTGCCGTTGCTCAAGCAGGCCGCGGACTACGCGCAGGGCCAAGGCATGGTGCTGGCCATGGAAAACCACGTCGACCTGTACGCTGCCGAGGTGCTGGAGTTGCTCGACGCCGTCGCCAGCCCAGCCTTGGGCGTGTGCCTGGACACCGCGAACAATCTGCGCATGCTGGAAGACCCGATGCTGGTCATCGAGCAATTGGCCCCTCATGCCAAGGCCACTCACATCAAGGACATCACCGCCTACCGGGGCAGCCCGCGGGACTTCGGCTTTTGGCCCAGCGTGCCGGTGGGGCAGGGGCTGATCGATATACCGCGTACCTTCGAGCTGCTGCGCGAGCATGGCTTCGACGGGTTACTGGCGCTGGAGCTGGATTACCTGCACCCTGACCACGGGCCGGAGGATGCGGCGATCGCCAAGAGCCTGGCGTATATGCGCGAATGGCTTTGA
- a CDS encoding LysR family transcriptional regulator, producing MNRYHQLLIFHSVAQHTSLAGAARALNVAGPTVMRAMAALEQRLGVSLIERTTQGISLTEAGQRFAVDCAKLLAQVEQADAFAKGLQVHAKGLLRVVMPPILNPSISVPLLLDYLDRYPEVSLQVDYRPDLPSAHEPPWDVVVWAGQLPSSSLVAIRVGHLPEGVPVQVVYRDGLKASARVRSFVDLAVPWLRGHQKLVE from the coding sequence ATGAACCGCTATCACCAACTCCTCATCTTCCACAGCGTCGCCCAGCACACCAGCCTGGCTGGCGCTGCACGTGCCTTGAACGTCGCAGGCCCCACGGTCATGCGCGCCATGGCTGCGTTGGAGCAACGCCTGGGCGTCAGCTTGATCGAGCGCACCACTCAAGGCATTTCCCTTACCGAGGCCGGCCAGCGCTTCGCCGTCGACTGCGCCAAACTCTTGGCTCAGGTTGAGCAGGCCGACGCCTTTGCCAAAGGGTTGCAGGTGCACGCCAAAGGGCTGTTGCGGGTGGTGATGCCGCCCATACTCAACCCTTCGATCAGCGTGCCGCTGCTGCTTGATTATCTGGACCGTTACCCCGAGGTGAGCCTGCAGGTGGATTACCGGCCTGATTTGCCCAGTGCCCATGAACCGCCTTGGGACGTGGTGGTGTGGGCGGGGCAATTGCCCAGCTCCTCGTTGGTGGCGATCAGGGTAGGGCACCTGCCGGAGGGTGTGCCGGTGCAGGTGGTCTATCGCGACGGCCTGAAGGCCTCGGCGCGGGTGCGCAGCTTTGTCGACCTGGCGGTGCCGTGGTTGCGGGGCCATCAAAAATTAGTGGAATAG
- a CDS encoding DNA polymerase II, with amino-acid sequence MDVQQGFVLTRHWQDTPAGTQVEFWLATDDGPRQVRLPIQPSVAFVPAEQRGQAEVLLSAERGVELRPLQLCDFHHRPVLGLYCQQHRTLIDLDKRLRQAGVQVYEADIRPPERYLMERFITAPVLFSGTPDASGVLLDAQLKPAPDYRPTLKLASLDIETTAQGELYSIALEGCGQRQVYMLGPANGDAAQVDFDLEYCDSRVVMLQRLNHWMALHDPDAIIGWNVVQFDLRVLHEHARRLAVPLRLGRNGEEMQWREHGSRTHFFAAAAGRLIIDGIEGLRSATWSFTSFSLENVAQTLLGEGKAIDDPYQRMDAIDRMFAQDKPALARYNLRDCELVTRIFAKTQLLTFLLERATVTGLPVDRSGGSVAAFTHLYLPLMHRQGFVAPNLGERPPEASPGGFVMESKPGLYDSVLVLDYKSLYPSIIRTFLIDPLGLIEGLRDPGDDASVPGFRGARFSRTRHCLPAIVERVWQGRETAKRTQNAPLSQALKIIMNAFYGVLGSSGCRFFDTRLASSITLRGHEIMRRTRELIEGQGYAVIYGDTDSTFVWLKGPHGEAEAAAIGKALVQLVNDWWREHLHVELGLESALELQFETHFSRFLMPTIRGAEEGSKKRYAGLVTRVDGRQEMVYKGLETVRSDWSPLAQQFQQELYQRIFHRVPYQDYVRDYVRRTLAGEYDERLVYRKRLRRALDDYERNVPPHVRAARLADEYNDQQGRVRQYQNGGWINYVIAVAGPEPLEARVSAIDYDHYVTRQLQPVADAILPFVGDDFSTLVGGQMGLF; translated from the coding sequence GTGGATGTACAGCAGGGCTTCGTCCTGACCCGGCATTGGCAGGACACGCCCGCAGGCACCCAGGTGGAATTCTGGCTGGCGACCGATGACGGGCCGCGCCAGGTTCGCCTGCCGATTCAGCCCTCGGTGGCCTTTGTGCCGGCCGAGCAGCGCGGGCAGGCCGAGGTGTTGTTGAGCGCGGAGCGTGGCGTGGAGCTGCGCCCCTTGCAGTTGTGCGACTTTCATCACCGCCCGGTGCTGGGCCTGTATTGCCAGCAGCATCGCACCCTGATCGACCTCGACAAGCGCCTGCGCCAGGCCGGGGTGCAGGTGTACGAGGCCGATATCCGCCCGCCCGAACGCTACCTGATGGAGCGCTTTATTACCGCGCCCGTGCTGTTCAGCGGCACGCCGGATGCCAGTGGCGTCTTGCTGGACGCCCAGCTCAAACCCGCGCCCGACTACCGCCCCACGCTCAAGCTGGCGTCGCTGGACATCGAGACCACCGCCCAGGGCGAGCTGTACTCCATCGCCCTTGAAGGCTGCGGGCAGCGCCAGGTGTACATGCTGGGCCCGGCCAATGGCGATGCGGCGCAGGTGGATTTCGACCTGGAGTACTGCGACAGCCGCGTGGTGATGTTGCAGCGGCTCAACCACTGGATGGCGCTGCACGACCCCGACGCGATCATCGGCTGGAACGTGGTGCAGTTTGATTTGCGCGTGCTGCACGAGCACGCCCGGCGCCTGGCCGTGCCTTTGCGCCTGGGGCGCAATGGCGAAGAAATGCAGTGGCGCGAGCACGGCAGCCGCACGCACTTTTTTGCCGCGGCCGCCGGGCGCCTGATCATCGATGGCATCGAGGGGCTGCGCTCGGCGACCTGGAGCTTTACTTCCTTCAGCCTTGAAAACGTCGCGCAAACCCTGCTGGGCGAAGGCAAGGCGATCGATGACCCGTACCAGCGCATGGACGCCATCGACCGCATGTTCGCCCAAGACAAACCCGCGCTGGCACGCTACAACTTGCGCGACTGCGAGCTGGTGACGCGAATCTTCGCCAAGACCCAGTTGCTGACGTTCCTGCTGGAGCGGGCCACGGTCACCGGGCTGCCGGTGGATCGCAGTGGCGGCTCGGTGGCGGCGTTTACCCACCTGTACCTGCCGTTGATGCACCGCCAGGGCTTTGTCGCGCCGAACCTGGGCGAGCGCCCGCCCGAGGCCAGCCCCGGTGGTTTCGTGATGGAGTCAAAGCCCGGGCTTTACGACTCGGTGCTGGTGCTTGATTACAAAAGCCTGTACCCCTCGATCATCCGCACCTTTCTGATCGACCCGCTGGGCTTGATCGAGGGCCTGCGTGACCCCGGCGACGATGCATCGGTACCCGGTTTTCGCGGGGCGCGTTTTTCCCGAACCCGGCACTGCCTGCCAGCGATTGTCGAGCGGGTGTGGCAGGGCCGCGAGACGGCCAAGCGCACGCAGAACGCGCCGTTGTCCCAGGCCCTGAAAATCATCATGAACGCCTTCTACGGCGTGCTGGGCTCCAGCGGTTGCCGCTTTTTCGACACGCGCCTGGCGTCCAGCATTACCTTGCGTGGCCACGAGATCATGCGCCGTACCCGCGAGCTGATCGAAGGGCAGGGTTATGCCGTGATTTATGGCGACACGGACTCCACCTTCGTCTGGCTCAAGGGCCCCCACGGCGAAGCTGAAGCCGCCGCCATCGGCAAGGCGTTGGTGCAGTTGGTCAACGACTGGTGGCGCGAGCACCTGCACGTCGAACTGGGCCTTGAAAGTGCGCTGGAGCTGCAGTTCGAGACGCATTTCTCGCGCTTTCTGATGCCGACCATTCGCGGCGCCGAGGAGGGCAGCAAGAAGCGCTACGCAGGCTTGGTGACCCGCGTCGATGGCCGCCAGGAGATGGTCTACAAGGGCCTGGAAACCGTGCGCAGCGACTGGTCGCCGTTGGCCCAGCAGTTTCAGCAGGAGCTCTACCAGCGCATCTTTCACCGCGTGCCGTATCAGGACTACGTGCGTGACTACGTACGCCGCACCCTGGCGGGTGAATACGACGAGCGCCTGGTGTACCGCAAGCGCCTGCGCCGCGCCTTGGACGACTACGAGCGCAACGTGCCGCCCCATGTGCGCGCGGCGCGCTTGGCCGACGAGTACAACGACCAGCAGGGCCGTGTGCGCCAGTATCAGAACGGCGGCTGGATCAACTACGTGATCGCCGTGGCAGGGCCCGAGCCGCTGGAGGCAAGGGTGAGCGCGATTGACTACGATCATTACGTGACGCGGCAGTTGCAGCCGGTGGCGGATGCGATATTGCCATTTGTGGGGGATGATTTTTCGACGTTGGTGGGGGGGCAGATGGGGTTGTTTTGA
- a CDS encoding polyamine ABC transporter substrate-binding protein: MNTFGRTLLAVSFLGLFSTAAQADDQVLRVYNWSDYIAPDTVKKFEAETGIRVVYDLFDSNETLEARLLAGKSGYDIVVPSNSFLAKQIKAGVYQPLDKSKLPNWKNLNTTLLNNVAASDPGNAHAFPYMWGSIGIGYNPDKVKAVLGKDAPVNSWDLLFKPENAAKLKSCGISFLDSPTEMLPVALHYLGYPVNTQDKKQIAEAEGLFMKIRPYVAYFHSSKYISDLANGNICVAVGYSGDIYQAKARAQEVGGKTHIEYSIPKEGAGSFYDMVAIPRDAGNVEGAYKFMNFLMRPEIMAEITNSVGYSNANAAATPLVDEAIRDDPGSYPPQDVLATLYAVPDLPISIQRYMTRSWTRVKLGK, translated from the coding sequence ATGAATACGTTTGGCAGGACCCTCCTGGCCGTGTCCTTCCTGGGCTTGTTTTCCACTGCCGCCCAGGCTGATGACCAGGTGCTGCGGGTTTACAACTGGTCGGACTACATCGCCCCCGACACCGTGAAGAAGTTCGAGGCCGAGACCGGCATCCGCGTGGTCTACGACTTGTTCGACAGCAACGAAACCCTGGAAGCGCGGCTGCTGGCCGGCAAGTCGGGCTACGACATCGTGGTGCCGTCCAACAGTTTTTTGGCCAAGCAGATCAAGGCCGGGGTGTACCAGCCGCTGGACAAATCCAAGCTGCCCAACTGGAAAAACCTGAACACCACGCTGCTCAACAACGTGGCTGCCAGCGACCCGGGCAACGCCCACGCATTCCCGTACATGTGGGGCTCGATCGGCATCGGCTATAACCCTGACAAGGTCAAGGCCGTGCTGGGCAAGGACGCCCCGGTCAATTCCTGGGACCTGCTGTTCAAGCCCGAGAACGCCGCCAAGTTGAAAAGCTGTGGCATCAGCTTCCTCGATTCGCCCACCGAGATGCTGCCGGTGGCCCTGCATTACCTGGGCTACCCGGTGAACACGCAGGACAAAAAGCAGATCGCCGAGGCTGAAGGGCTGTTCATGAAAATCCGCCCCTACGTGGCGTATTTCCATTCCTCCAAGTACATCTCGGACCTGGCCAACGGCAATATCTGCGTGGCCGTGGGCTATTCGGGCGACATCTACCAGGCCAAGGCCCGGGCGCAGGAGGTGGGCGGCAAGACGCACATCGAGTACAGCATTCCCAAGGAAGGCGCAGGCAGTTTCTACGACATGGTCGCCATCCCGCGGGACGCCGGCAACGTCGAGGGCGCGTACAAGTTCATGAACTTCTTGATGCGCCCGGAGATCATGGCCGAAATCACCAACAGCGTGGGCTACAGCAACGCGAACGCGGCGGCCACGCCCTTGGTCGACGAAGCCATCCGCGACGACCCGGGCTCCTACCCGCCCCAGGACGTACTGGCCACCCTGTACGCGGTGCCCGACCTGCCGATCTCGATTCAACGCTACATGACCCGCAGCTGGACGCGGGTCAAGCTGGGCAAGTAA
- a CDS encoding ABC transporter permease subunit, translating into MPSGRKLVIGVPFIWLFLFFMLPFFIVMKISFSEAALAIPPYTELASFVDQKLQVLLNLGNYTLLADDDLYLSAYLGSLKVAFFSTVMCLVIGFPMAYAIAKAKKEVQTVLLLLIMMPTWTAILIRVYAWMGILSNNGLLNAFLMWTGIIQNPIEILNTNTAVYIGVVYAYLPFMILPLFANLVKHDQSLLEAASDLGSSTFNSFWKITVPLAKNGIIAGCMLVFIPVVGEFVIPELLGGPETLMIGRVLWQEFFNNRDWPVASALAVIMLGILIIPILLFNRSQAKEMEGRA; encoded by the coding sequence ATCCCCAGTGGCCGCAAGCTCGTCATCGGCGTGCCGTTCATCTGGCTGTTCCTGTTTTTCATGCTGCCGTTCTTCATCGTGATGAAGATCAGCTTCTCGGAAGCGGCCTTGGCCATTCCGCCGTACACGGAGCTGGCAAGCTTCGTCGACCAGAAGCTCCAGGTGCTGTTGAACCTGGGCAACTACACCCTGCTGGCCGACGATGACCTGTACCTGTCGGCCTACCTGGGCTCGCTCAAGGTGGCCTTTTTCAGCACCGTGATGTGCCTGGTGATCGGCTTCCCGATGGCCTACGCCATTGCAAAGGCCAAGAAAGAAGTGCAGACCGTGCTGTTGCTGCTGATCATGATGCCGACCTGGACGGCGATCCTGATCCGCGTGTATGCCTGGATGGGCATCCTCAGCAACAACGGCCTGCTCAATGCCTTCTTGATGTGGACCGGCATCATCCAAAACCCGATCGAGATCCTCAACACCAACACCGCCGTGTACATCGGCGTGGTGTACGCCTACCTGCCCTTCATGATCCTGCCGTTGTTCGCCAACCTGGTGAAGCACGACCAGAGCCTGTTGGAAGCAGCGTCGGACTTGGGTTCCAGCACCTTCAACAGCTTCTGGAAAATCACCGTGCCGCTGGCCAAGAACGGCATCATCGCCGGCTGCATGCTGGTGTTCATCCCGGTGGTGGGCGAGTTCGTTATCCCGGAACTGCTGGGCGGCCCGGAAACCCTGATGATCGGCCGCGTGTTGTGGCAAGAGTTCTTCAACAACCGCGACTGGCCTGTGGCCTCGGCGTTGGCCGTGATCATGCTGGGCATCCTGATTATCCCGATTCTGCTCTTCAACCGCAGCCAGGCCAAAGAGATGGAGGGGCGCGCATGA